In Vanessa tameamea isolate UH-Manoa-2023 chromosome 19, ilVanTame1 primary haplotype, whole genome shotgun sequence, one genomic interval encodes:
- the Lobo gene encoding dynein regulatory complex subunit 7 isoform X1, with product MVCTSIRPTKLCYSDTTSWQGLSSLVSDYFDYEPLRKPMLLPERIISAYTAIVRRSGNPFELAHVLVSWLIGAGYDAYVVVGCAKRDVCMAIRYRTVCPEIPDESAVIDTPPPSEEEPRYRLVPLPDLTSKYCKDMDQKEAEKQQAELNKIESERLKKIAELEKPPPDEIDGWRTHAWVLVLPGFKGVEEPFFIEPSEGNGYPISAPQYQQLDSIYNNENYYVNLKSCAEGLGSLNYDLNELTCWEHLLAGEPFHRRQLVGIDCADKKTAFDTEKHLDVPTSWIEKLDITADEYEQRYPGSHKVIRYKKVLSEKFSPYSERDGVIKRIIIYEDYALSIPLLTYEWYKNRVDKMLTVKIDHLKREVRETFGIGRKDHLLKHIYSMDAPTTSVEGERTLEFNYYARLDHLTKLVCTGLTFDEYYTDREDRLETRFITYTEGNKFDPKRQVKDIIETYNRNPDIPSKDDIWKKIFHTQENTIEILYHYDYNFVTNNTRFFIKPNLAETGGKILFYPDKTTGYIADPCTKPPRPLDVYYALCDNMESEHHSRKHIRDRESDITGYLKQRECELNEPILFVGLFDTERNDAAKKGWQEQETQKAEVTEREKDAEIDPLAPYLARMFGSGHGAGALTVKEATLVREQCLNDFRAKQLARQNLVQERFDKLNAEYKNKRLWYLANQFILTPEKESAYFALSAELAFQVHTLEVRLTRHRDLSSPRFKALEDYLDKHPLLKEFNRLRHYYRMK from the exons CCGGAACGCATAATATCAGCGTACACAGCTATCGTGAGACGCAGCGGAAATCCGTTCGAGCTCGCCCACGTTCTGGTCTCCTGGTTGATCGGAGCCGGTTATGATGCTTACGTCGTGGTCGGTTGTGCTAAACGAGACGTCTGCATGGCGATACGATATAGAACCGTTTGCCCGGAAATACCTGATGAATCCGCG GTCATCGACACACCTCCACCGTCAGAGGAGGAACCTCGTTACCGTCTCGTTCCGTTGCCGGATCTGACATCGAAGTATTGCAAGGACATGGATCAAAAGGAAGCCGAGAAGCAGCAGGCGGAATTGAACAAAATAGAGAGTGAGAGATTGAAGAAAATTGCG gAATTAGAAAAGCCTCCACCAGACGAGATAGATGGATGGCGCACTCATGCCTGGGTGCTCGTGCTACCAGGGTTCAAGGGAGTCGAAGAGCCTTTCTTTATTGAACCCAGTGAAGGCAATGGATATCCTATAAGTGCGCCCCAATACCAACAACTCGACAGTATTTATAACAATGAgaattattat gTTAATCTCAAAAGTTGTGCAGAAGGACTCGGTTCGCTAAATTACGATCTAAATGAACTCACATGTTGGGAGCACTTGCTTGCTGGCGAACCGTTCCACCGGCGACAGTTAGTTGGTATCGACTGTGCTGATAAAAAAACGGCCTTCGACACGGAGAAACATCTAGACGTACCAACTAGTTGGATTGAAAAACTCGATATAACGGCTGATG AATACGAACAAAGATATCCCGGCAGCCACAAAGTTATCCGTTATAAGAAGGTTTTGTCTGAAAAATTCTCACCATACTCCGAGAGAGATGGAGTCatcaaaagaataataatatacgaagACTACGCTCTATCCATTCCGCTTCTGAC ATACGAATGGTACAAAAATAGGGTGGACAAGATGCTTACAGTCAAAATTGATCATCTAAAGCGGGAAGTTCGAGAAACATTTGGAATTGGAAGAAAAGATCATCTTTTAa AACATATATACTCAATGGACGCACCAACTACGTCAGTGGAAGGCGAGCGTACGCTGGAGTTCAACTACTACGCCCGTCTCGATCATCTCACTAAGCTCGTCTGCACTGGTCTCACCTTTGACGAATACTACACCGATAGGGAAGACAG gCTCGAGACTCGATTCATAACATACACAGAAGGCAATAAATTTGATCCTAAAAGACAAGTCAAAGATATAATTGAAACGTACAATCGAAATCCCGACATTCCATCGAAGGATGACATTTGGAAGAAAATATTTCACACTCAAGAGAATACAATAGAAATTCTATACCATTATGACTACAATTTCGTCACTAACAATACGCGCTTTTTTATCAAGCCGAACTTGGCTGAAACTGGAGGAAAAATTTTGTTCTACCCGGATAAGACGACAGGATACATT GCCGATCCATGTACGAAACCACCTCGTCCTCTGGACGTATACTACGCTCTCTGTGACAACATGGAAAGCGAACACCACTCACGGAAACACATACGGGATCGCGAGTCCGATATCACAGGATACCTTAAGCAACGAGAGTGTGAACTTAATGAACCGATACTCTTCGTCGGTCTTTTTGATACAGAGAGGAATGATGCTGCTAAAAAGGGTTGGCAGGAACAG gaAACTCAAAAGGCTGAAGTAACAGAACGGGAAAAGGATGCTGAAATAGATCCGCTCGCGCCCTACCTCGCGCGCATGTTCGGATCGGGCCACGGCGCGGGCGCGCTCACCGTCAAGGAGGCGACCCTCGTCCGCGAGCAATGTCTCAACGATTTCCGAGCGAAGCAGCTGGCCAGGCAAAACCTCGTACAGGAGAGATTTGATAAA ctgAACGCGgaatataagaataaaagatTGTGGTATTTAGCAAATCAATTCATTCTCACGCCTGAAAAGGAGAGTGCGTACTTTGCCTtgag cgCTGAACTAGCTTTCCAAGTGCATACCCTCGAAGTTCGTCTAACGAGACACAGGGACTTATCCAGTCCAAGGTTCAAGGCTCTGGAAGACTACTTGGATAAACATCCACTACTGAAGGAGTTTAATCGCTTGAGACATTATTATCGTATGAAatga
- the Lobo gene encoding dynein regulatory complex subunit 7 isoform X2: protein MAIRYRTVCPEIPDESAVIDTPPPSEEEPRYRLVPLPDLTSKYCKDMDQKEAEKQQAELNKIESERLKKIAELEKPPPDEIDGWRTHAWVLVLPGFKGVEEPFFIEPSEGNGYPISAPQYQQLDSIYNNENYYVNLKSCAEGLGSLNYDLNELTCWEHLLAGEPFHRRQLVGIDCADKKTAFDTEKHLDVPTSWIEKLDITADEYEQRYPGSHKVIRYKKVLSEKFSPYSERDGVIKRIIIYEDYALSIPLLTYEWYKNRVDKMLTVKIDHLKREVRETFGIGRKDHLLKHIYSMDAPTTSVEGERTLEFNYYARLDHLTKLVCTGLTFDEYYTDREDRLETRFITYTEGNKFDPKRQVKDIIETYNRNPDIPSKDDIWKKIFHTQENTIEILYHYDYNFVTNNTRFFIKPNLAETGGKILFYPDKTTGYIADPCTKPPRPLDVYYALCDNMESEHHSRKHIRDRESDITGYLKQRECELNEPILFVGLFDTERNDAAKKGWQEQETQKAEVTEREKDAEIDPLAPYLARMFGSGHGAGALTVKEATLVREQCLNDFRAKQLARQNLVQERFDKLNAEYKNKRLWYLANQFILTPEKESAYFALSAELAFQVHTLEVRLTRHRDLSSPRFKALEDYLDKHPLLKEFNRLRHYYRMK from the exons ATGGCGATACGATATAGAACCGTTTGCCCGGAAATACCTGATGAATCCGCG GTCATCGACACACCTCCACCGTCAGAGGAGGAACCTCGTTACCGTCTCGTTCCGTTGCCGGATCTGACATCGAAGTATTGCAAGGACATGGATCAAAAGGAAGCCGAGAAGCAGCAGGCGGAATTGAACAAAATAGAGAGTGAGAGATTGAAGAAAATTGCG gAATTAGAAAAGCCTCCACCAGACGAGATAGATGGATGGCGCACTCATGCCTGGGTGCTCGTGCTACCAGGGTTCAAGGGAGTCGAAGAGCCTTTCTTTATTGAACCCAGTGAAGGCAATGGATATCCTATAAGTGCGCCCCAATACCAACAACTCGACAGTATTTATAACAATGAgaattattat gTTAATCTCAAAAGTTGTGCAGAAGGACTCGGTTCGCTAAATTACGATCTAAATGAACTCACATGTTGGGAGCACTTGCTTGCTGGCGAACCGTTCCACCGGCGACAGTTAGTTGGTATCGACTGTGCTGATAAAAAAACGGCCTTCGACACGGAGAAACATCTAGACGTACCAACTAGTTGGATTGAAAAACTCGATATAACGGCTGATG AATACGAACAAAGATATCCCGGCAGCCACAAAGTTATCCGTTATAAGAAGGTTTTGTCTGAAAAATTCTCACCATACTCCGAGAGAGATGGAGTCatcaaaagaataataatatacgaagACTACGCTCTATCCATTCCGCTTCTGAC ATACGAATGGTACAAAAATAGGGTGGACAAGATGCTTACAGTCAAAATTGATCATCTAAAGCGGGAAGTTCGAGAAACATTTGGAATTGGAAGAAAAGATCATCTTTTAa AACATATATACTCAATGGACGCACCAACTACGTCAGTGGAAGGCGAGCGTACGCTGGAGTTCAACTACTACGCCCGTCTCGATCATCTCACTAAGCTCGTCTGCACTGGTCTCACCTTTGACGAATACTACACCGATAGGGAAGACAG gCTCGAGACTCGATTCATAACATACACAGAAGGCAATAAATTTGATCCTAAAAGACAAGTCAAAGATATAATTGAAACGTACAATCGAAATCCCGACATTCCATCGAAGGATGACATTTGGAAGAAAATATTTCACACTCAAGAGAATACAATAGAAATTCTATACCATTATGACTACAATTTCGTCACTAACAATACGCGCTTTTTTATCAAGCCGAACTTGGCTGAAACTGGAGGAAAAATTTTGTTCTACCCGGATAAGACGACAGGATACATT GCCGATCCATGTACGAAACCACCTCGTCCTCTGGACGTATACTACGCTCTCTGTGACAACATGGAAAGCGAACACCACTCACGGAAACACATACGGGATCGCGAGTCCGATATCACAGGATACCTTAAGCAACGAGAGTGTGAACTTAATGAACCGATACTCTTCGTCGGTCTTTTTGATACAGAGAGGAATGATGCTGCTAAAAAGGGTTGGCAGGAACAG gaAACTCAAAAGGCTGAAGTAACAGAACGGGAAAAGGATGCTGAAATAGATCCGCTCGCGCCCTACCTCGCGCGCATGTTCGGATCGGGCCACGGCGCGGGCGCGCTCACCGTCAAGGAGGCGACCCTCGTCCGCGAGCAATGTCTCAACGATTTCCGAGCGAAGCAGCTGGCCAGGCAAAACCTCGTACAGGAGAGATTTGATAAA ctgAACGCGgaatataagaataaaagatTGTGGTATTTAGCAAATCAATTCATTCTCACGCCTGAAAAGGAGAGTGCGTACTTTGCCTtgag cgCTGAACTAGCTTTCCAAGTGCATACCCTCGAAGTTCGTCTAACGAGACACAGGGACTTATCCAGTCCAAGGTTCAAGGCTCTGGAAGACTACTTGGATAAACATCCACTACTGAAGGAGTTTAATCGCTTGAGACATTATTATCGTATGAAatga